From the Natrarchaeobaculum aegyptiacum genome, one window contains:
- a CDS encoding PadR family transcriptional regulator, producing the protein MRKSGPPKGLIAYLVLELLEEKPRYGYEVLKEICEISGGHWEPSYGSVYPILYKFEEEGWAERIDREDEPDRKYFELTDAGREELADRRERCPTDAVEFADVILGYVHVYAAFATDDRFEIPHREGTWRFDETFNAWLVEQVIRHHEHYFDTEFERLEDSPEEFYDRHDVDEEERSGR; encoded by the coding sequence ATGCGGAAGAGTGGGCCGCCGAAGGGGCTGATCGCGTATCTCGTCCTCGAGTTGCTCGAGGAAAAACCACGGTACGGCTACGAGGTACTCAAGGAAATCTGTGAGATCAGCGGCGGCCACTGGGAGCCCTCCTACGGGTCTGTCTACCCGATTCTCTACAAGTTCGAGGAGGAAGGGTGGGCCGAGCGAATCGACCGCGAGGACGAACCCGACCGGAAGTACTTCGAGTTGACCGACGCCGGCCGCGAGGAACTGGCCGACCGCCGGGAACGGTGTCCGACGGACGCCGTCGAGTTCGCCGACGTCATTCTGGGGTACGTCCACGTCTACGCCGCGTTCGCGACCGACGATCGGTTCGAGATCCCCCACCGCGAGGGCACCTGGCGATTCGACGAGACGTTCAACGCCTGGCTGGTCGAGCAGGTGATCCGCCACCACGAGCACTACTTCGACACCGAGTTCGAACGGCTCGAGGACAGCCCCGAGGAGTTCTACGACCGCCACGACGTCGACGAGGAGGAGCGAAGCGGTCGGTGA
- a CDS encoding site-2 protease family protein yields the protein MESGFPALISLPELFGSETLTWVVLGLGIYWAAVIGLRNADLLPDYVGTQGPILTFHTKRGREFLDWLSGPKRFWRAFANVGIGVSLVVMVAMFGFLLLAAIAAFSSPEPAASEVQTPRNVLVIPGVNDFLPLSAAPGIVFGLLVGLVVHEGAHGLLCRVEDIEIESMGVAMLAIIPFGAFVEPDHESSKEASRGGQTRMFAAGVTANFLVTIIVFALLFGPIAGSIAVAPGAAVGGVEPGTPADQAGIEPGDRITALEGDPVDDNEDLVERFDALDGETISLEVNGDETLEMDRELQVIAPPGGAPVDLESGDVIVAVDGESVETESDFFAAIGDEERVTLTVEPTDDGDTEEREIPIGGAVSVVDDGPLESALEADYGTIDEPFVITQFADERVHSYEDVDALIGEHEPGDEVVVAGYLDDERLETTVTLGEHTRQSGTAFLGVTPLGGTSGVDFSPIGIQLYPAEEFLVMLGGEGDGSFTSLTDSFLGKVAIALLLPIAGVVDLLPYNFAGFTGGIENFFVATGPLAGLGDGTVFVIANLLFWTGWINVQLGFFNLIPAFPLDGGHILRTTTEAILSRLPIDATRGMVRAVTTTVGLTMLFSFLAMLFIPWLLAS from the coding sequence ATGGAGTCCGGCTTCCCCGCCCTCATTTCACTTCCCGAACTCTTCGGGTCCGAAACCCTGACGTGGGTCGTGCTCGGACTCGGCATCTACTGGGCCGCGGTCATCGGCCTGCGAAACGCCGACCTCTTGCCCGACTACGTCGGAACGCAGGGCCCGATTCTCACCTTCCACACCAAACGCGGTCGTGAATTTCTGGACTGGCTCTCGGGCCCGAAGCGCTTCTGGCGGGCGTTCGCCAACGTCGGCATCGGCGTCAGCCTCGTCGTCATGGTCGCGATGTTCGGCTTCCTCCTGCTCGCGGCCATCGCCGCCTTCTCTTCACCCGAACCCGCCGCGAGCGAGGTCCAGACGCCCCGGAACGTGCTCGTGATCCCCGGCGTCAACGACTTCCTGCCACTATCTGCGGCCCCCGGTATCGTCTTCGGCCTCCTGGTCGGCCTCGTCGTCCACGAAGGCGCTCACGGCCTGCTCTGTCGCGTCGAAGACATCGAGATCGAGTCGATGGGCGTCGCCATGCTCGCGATCATCCCCTTCGGCGCGTTCGTCGAACCCGACCACGAGAGCAGCAAGGAGGCCTCGAGAGGTGGCCAGACCCGGATGTTCGCCGCCGGCGTTACCGCCAACTTTCTCGTGACGATTATCGTGTTCGCACTGCTGTTCGGCCCCATCGCCGGCTCGATCGCCGTCGCCCCCGGCGCGGCCGTCGGCGGCGTCGAACCCGGCACACCCGCCGACCAGGCCGGCATCGAACCCGGCGACCGAATCACCGCCCTCGAAGGCGACCCCGTCGACGACAACGAGGATCTCGTCGAGCGATTCGATGCCCTCGACGGCGAGACGATCTCCCTCGAGGTCAACGGCGACGAGACACTCGAGATGGACCGCGAACTCCAGGTGATCGCACCGCCGGGCGGTGCACCGGTGGACCTCGAGTCCGGTGACGTAATCGTCGCCGTCGACGGCGAATCGGTCGAGACCGAATCCGACTTCTTCGCGGCCATCGGCGACGAAGAACGCGTGACACTCACCGTCGAGCCGACCGACGACGGCGACACCGAAGAACGAGAGATCCCGATCGGCGGTGCCGTCTCGGTCGTCGACGACGGTCCACTCGAATCGGCGCTCGAGGCCGACTACGGAACGATCGACGAGCCGTTCGTCATCACACAGTTCGCCGACGAACGCGTCCACTCCTACGAGGACGTCGACGCGCTCATCGGCGAACACGAACCCGGCGACGAGGTCGTCGTCGCCGGCTACCTCGACGACGAGCGCCTCGAGACGACGGTGACGCTCGGCGAACACACCCGCCAGTCCGGGACCGCGTTCCTCGGCGTCACTCCCCTTGGTGGTACCTCTGGCGTCGACTTCTCGCCGATCGGCATCCAGCTCTACCCGGCAGAGGAGTTCCTCGTCATGCTCGGCGGCGAGGGCGACGGGAGTTTCACCAGCCTGACCGACTCGTTCCTCGGGAAGGTTGCGATCGCACTGTTGCTGCCGATCGCGGGCGTCGTCGACTTGCTCCCGTACAACTTCGCGGGCTTTACCGGCGGGATCGAGAACTTCTTCGTCGCGACGGGACCACTCGCCGGTCTCGGCGACGGGACCGTCTTCGTTATCGCGAACCTGCTGTTCTGGACCGGCTGGATCAACGTTCAGCTGGGCTTTTTCAACCTCATCCCGGCGTTCCCGCTCGACGGCGGGCACATCCTCCGGACCACCACGGAGGCCATCCTCTCGAGGCTACCAATCGATGCCACCCGCGGAATGGTGCGGGCCGTGACGACGACGGTCGGACTCACCATGCTGTTTAGCTTCCTCGCGATGCTGTTCATCCCGTGGTTGCTCGCGAGCTAA
- a CDS encoding cation diffusion facilitator family transporter, whose translation MSEAVGRDGFTKAAAVNVVGNAAKIVVEGAVGLAFGSVALLADAAHSVADLAASLVVLVWGRRSFDAPDDTHPHGHDRIEPLTALFVGAIIALLGLLLLYESVQGLLELEPPVASPLLLGALAFAIVDMYLVYRYTEYVNADIGSTALDALAVDCLNDIYTSIAAVVGILGVMLGQPLLDPLAGGLVSLLVVYQGVEIGRENVDYLVGAAPSSKKRAEITNALRKHPDVEGVHDLTVFYDGPVLEVEVHVEVDGDMSFRRAHDIESALASRLRNVEGVGDAHVHLDPSGIGEWKDQPE comes from the coding sequence ATGAGCGAGGCCGTCGGACGGGACGGGTTTACGAAGGCGGCGGCGGTCAACGTCGTCGGCAACGCCGCCAAGATCGTCGTCGAGGGAGCCGTCGGGCTGGCCTTCGGCAGCGTCGCCCTGCTCGCCGACGCGGCCCACTCGGTCGCCGACCTCGCGGCCAGCCTCGTCGTGCTCGTCTGGGGCCGCCGGTCGTTCGACGCCCCGGACGACACCCACCCCCACGGCCACGACCGGATCGAACCGCTCACCGCGCTGTTCGTCGGCGCGATCATCGCCCTGCTCGGCCTCCTCTTGCTCTACGAGTCGGTACAGGGGCTCCTCGAACTCGAGCCACCCGTCGCCAGCCCACTCCTGCTCGGCGCACTGGCGTTCGCGATCGTCGATATGTACCTCGTCTACCGCTATACCGAGTACGTCAACGCCGACATCGGTTCGACCGCACTCGACGCGCTGGCGGTCGACTGTCTGAACGACATCTACACCTCGATCGCAGCGGTCGTCGGCATCCTCGGCGTGATGCTCGGCCAGCCACTCCTCGACCCGCTCGCGGGTGGCCTCGTCAGCCTGCTGGTCGTCTACCAGGGCGTCGAGATCGGGCGCGAGAACGTCGACTATCTGGTCGGCGCGGCTCCCTCCTCGAAAAAACGCGCCGAGATCACGAACGCCCTCCGCAAGCACCCCGACGTCGAGGGCGTCCACGACCTCACCGTCTTCTACGACGGCCCCGTGCTCGAGGTGGAAGTCCACGTCGAAGTCGACGGCGACATGTCGTTTCGCCGGGCCCACGACATCGAGTCTGCACTGGCAAGTCGGCTCCGGAACGTAGAGGGCGTTGGCGACGCCCACGTCCACCTCGATCCGTCGGGAATCGGCGAGTGGAAAGACCAGCCGGAGTGA
- a CDS encoding fluoride efflux transporter FluC, whose amino-acid sequence MTDRHPLVRLETLALVGIGGFAGANLRFFAVGSLPDDLGILLANVVGSAILGFLVYEAQYADVLDRRARLAFTTGFLSSLTTYSGFALGIADAPTLWLALAILAGNYVLGFTGVLVGRAVAFRVSGLEPTEPATGPTRGDGG is encoded by the coding sequence GTGACAGACCGACACCCACTCGTCCGACTCGAGACGCTCGCCCTCGTCGGTATCGGCGGCTTCGCCGGTGCGAACCTCCGTTTTTTCGCGGTCGGTTCCCTGCCCGACGACCTCGGGATCTTGCTCGCGAACGTCGTCGGCAGTGCGATCCTCGGCTTCCTGGTCTACGAGGCCCAGTACGCAGACGTCCTGGACCGCCGCGCCAGACTCGCGTTTACGACCGGATTCCTCTCGTCGCTGACGACCTACAGCGGCTTCGCGCTCGGAATCGCCGACGCACCGACGCTCTGGCTCGCGCTCGCCATCCTCGCCGGCAACTACGTACTCGGTTTCACGGGCGTTCTCGTCGGCCGTGCCGTCGCCTTCCGGGTGAGCGGCCTCGAGCCTACCGAACCAGCCACCGGCCCGACTCGAGGTGATGGTGGATGA
- a CDS encoding fluoride efflux transporter FluC, with the protein MNDVVFALGLSLLALEPEPAHLVGTGGAIGAICRHWVYLQLSSEKYPIPTFLVNVVGSFGLGLLAFGGASESTVQLLGLGACGAFTTFSSFSVETVQIWERGDRVLAVLVAVGNLAGALAGVALAWGLVGALA; encoded by the coding sequence ATGAACGACGTCGTATTCGCGCTCGGCCTGTCTCTCCTGGCGCTCGAGCCCGAACCGGCTCACCTCGTCGGCACCGGCGGGGCGATCGGTGCGATCTGTCGTCACTGGGTGTACCTCCAGTTGTCGTCGGAGAAGTACCCGATCCCGACGTTCCTCGTCAACGTCGTCGGGAGTTTCGGCCTCGGACTGCTCGCCTTCGGCGGGGCGAGCGAGTCGACGGTTCAGCTGCTCGGACTCGGGGCCTGCGGGGCGTTCACCACGTTCTCGTCGTTCTCCGTAGAGACGGTCCAGATATGGGAACGGGGCGACCGTGTGCTGGCGGTCCTCGTCGCCGTCGGAAACCTCGCCGGTGCACTCGCCGGCGTCGCGCTGGCGTGGGGCCTCGTGGGCGCGCTCGCCTGA
- a CDS encoding globin-coupled sensor protein, which produces MRVPEPGESVAAGESIGMDYDAVDLTTEIGLTDENVRWRQEFVGFTDEDASRLEGLNDVVTDRREDLVDAFLGPLLAYDRTQEVLERSPRDQRALRQIVEGYLETLTGGTYDRRYYTHRARIGRLHDRLEMPLYYFGGMFANLAILFLEELQAATNERARAALADADDPAAATAAVEDAIDDGFDDLAAVIRGTNLDMQVVNDTYLHSYSQDSEALENKRRIAASVNDSVDDLRETSSDVAETATDIQELANEQADAMAETAGEVSNVSATVEEIASTAEEVNATTEEAADAAGRATTTAGEAIEEMETVETTADEVTATVDELEESVRQIDEIVAVINDIADQTNLLALNASIEAATAGEAGDGFAVVADEVKSLAEESQTEAKSIERMVTAIQKHTNSTVDHLEAANEAVSRGVDNVTETVDRLEEIETTVDEATAGTREVATATDDLAASTEEVASMTDDVLEGATKIAEEIETIGSATDRQTRELDAIGEHLERLRES; this is translated from the coding sequence ATGCGCGTACCAGAGCCGGGGGAATCCGTCGCTGCTGGGGAATCGATCGGGATGGACTACGACGCCGTCGATCTGACGACGGAGATCGGTCTCACCGACGAAAACGTTCGCTGGCGTCAGGAGTTCGTCGGCTTCACCGACGAGGACGCCAGCCGACTCGAGGGACTCAACGACGTCGTGACGGATCGACGTGAGGATCTCGTCGACGCATTCCTCGGGCCACTTCTCGCGTACGACCGAACGCAGGAGGTGCTCGAGCGGTCGCCACGCGACCAACGGGCCCTCCGCCAGATCGTCGAGGGCTACCTCGAGACGCTCACCGGCGGGACCTACGACCGTCGATATTACACGCACAGAGCCCGGATCGGGCGACTCCACGATCGTCTGGAGATGCCGCTGTACTACTTCGGGGGGATGTTCGCGAACCTCGCGATCCTCTTTCTCGAGGAACTGCAGGCGGCGACGAACGAGCGGGCCCGGGCAGCACTCGCAGATGCGGACGATCCAGCAGCGGCCACGGCAGCCGTCGAGGACGCGATCGACGACGGTTTCGATGACCTCGCGGCCGTCATCCGGGGGACGAACCTCGACATGCAGGTGGTCAACGACACGTACCTCCACTCCTACAGTCAGGACAGCGAGGCCCTCGAGAACAAGCGGCGGATCGCGGCGTCGGTGAACGACTCCGTCGACGACCTGCGAGAGACCTCGAGCGACGTTGCGGAGACGGCAACAGACATTCAGGAACTCGCGAACGAGCAAGCAGACGCCATGGCCGAAACAGCCGGCGAGGTGTCGAACGTGAGCGCCACCGTCGAGGAGATCGCGTCGACGGCAGAGGAGGTGAACGCGACGACCGAGGAGGCAGCCGACGCTGCCGGCCGCGCGACCACCACCGCAGGCGAGGCGATCGAGGAGATGGAAACCGTCGAGACGACCGCCGACGAGGTCACGGCGACGGTCGACGAACTCGAGGAGAGCGTCAGGCAGATCGACGAGATCGTGGCGGTGATCAACGACATCGCCGACCAGACGAACCTGCTCGCGCTCAACGCCTCGATCGAGGCCGCGACGGCGGGCGAGGCCGGGGACGGCTTCGCGGTCGTCGCAGACGAGGTGAAGTCGCTGGCCGAGGAGTCCCAGACCGAGGCCAAGTCGATCGAACGCATGGTCACGGCGATCCAGAAGCACACAAACTCGACGGTCGACCACCTCGAGGCGGCCAACGAGGCGGTCTCGCGGGGGGTCGACAACGTCACCGAGACCGTCGATCGGCTGGAAGAGATCGAGACGACCGTCGACGAGGCGACTGCGGGAACCCGCGAGGTGGCCACGGCGACCGACGATCTCGCGGCGAGTACGGAGGAAGTCGCGAGCATGACCGACGACGTGCTCGAGGGGGCCACGAAAATCGCCGAGGAGATCGAGACCATCGGATCGGCGACCGATCGCCAGACGAGGGAACTCGACGCCATCGGAGAGCACCTCGAGCGGTTGCGAGAGAGTTGA